A genomic stretch from Telmatocola sphagniphila includes:
- a CDS encoding NHL repeat-containing protein codes for MKILSLVGLLFVSVSMTSAGEGKISLLADQNLKEPFGGDFDSHGNYVLAEFGGHSIKSVSPAGKVMTIAGDGTKGYLDGPAEKARFNSPHNCVVHPKTGDIYVADTFNHTVRKIDAKSKLVTTVLGNGQAGYSGDGGPAVKATCNEAYHIALDSTGKLLYLADIRNYRIRQINLETGIVQTVVGNGKKGIPNNGTIALEAPLVDPRAVAVDGKGRLYILERAGNALRVVVDGKIETLVGKGSVGSNSAAVLNGPKFLWIEPNNNVLIADTENHCVRRFDVQSHALSLIAGTGKKGKGEPNGGPTQCALQRPHGVAITPAGELLISDTENNRILLIKK; via the coding sequence ATGAAAATCCTTTCCCTGGTCGGCCTATTGTTTGTATCTGTTTCGATGACTTCAGCAGGCGAGGGTAAGATCTCTCTGCTCGCCGACCAAAATCTGAAAGAACCCTTTGGTGGTGATTTCGATTCTCACGGGAATTACGTTTTGGCCGAGTTCGGTGGCCATTCGATCAAATCCGTCAGTCCAGCCGGGAAAGTGATGACCATCGCCGGAGATGGCACGAAGGGATATCTGGATGGCCCGGCCGAGAAAGCCAGGTTCAACTCGCCTCATAACTGCGTAGTTCATCCGAAAACAGGCGATATCTACGTCGCGGATACATTCAATCACACCGTTCGTAAGATCGATGCGAAGTCAAAACTCGTCACCACCGTTCTCGGCAATGGCCAAGCAGGATATTCCGGAGACGGTGGGCCGGCCGTGAAAGCGACCTGCAACGAAGCGTACCACATCGCACTCGATTCGACTGGAAAACTGCTTTATCTTGCCGACATTCGCAATTACCGCATCCGACAGATCAATCTGGAGACCGGCATCGTTCAAACCGTTGTCGGGAACGGCAAAAAGGGGATACCGAATAATGGTACCATTGCTCTGGAAGCTCCTCTTGTAGATCCCCGCGCGGTGGCTGTGGATGGAAAAGGAAGGCTCTATATTCTCGAGCGGGCGGGGAATGCCCTTCGAGTGGTTGTGGATGGAAAAATCGAAACGTTAGTCGGCAAAGGCAGCGTTGGCTCAAACAGTGCGGCCGTTCTCAACGGTCCGAAATTTCTCTGGATCGAGCCGAACAATAACGTGCTGATTGCCGATACCGAAAATCACTGTGTCCGGCGGTTCGATGTGCAAAGCCATGCTTTGAGCCTGATTGCCGGAACGGGCAAGAAAGGGAAAGGCGAACCCAATGGGGGTCCGACGCAATGTGCTCTCCAGCGGCCGCACGGAGTCGCCATTACTCCCGCCGGGGAACTGCTCATCAGCGACACTGAAAACAACCGCATACTGCTGATCAAAAAATAA
- the alaS gene encoding alanine--tRNA ligase — translation MFSASSIRRQFLDFFVDKCGHTEVPSSPVVPYDDPTLMFANAGMNQFKDVFLGTGSRPYKRAVDTQKCIRAGGKHNDLDDVGKDTYHHTFFEMLGNWSFGDYFKEEAISWAWELLTKTWKMDPDRLHVTVFEGDPDNGVPRDEEAASIWQNKVGIAKNRIHYGNKKDNFWMMGDTGPCGPCTEIHFDRTPNKTGSKLVNAGVPEVIEIWNLVFIQFNSSITEEGLKELRGYDGLPLSERMNSPYADRDALLKQFRSFVPLPAKHVDTGMGFERLVAVLQGKNSNYDTDVFTPLFQAIQEVTKAPSYTGDLKSFTDISYRVIADHIRTLTFALTDGAVPSPNERGYVLRSILRRALRYGWQYLEIKNPFLHKLVPDVIEQFSPVFPELNRDPEKVREIIFDEEKSFLRTLERGLRLFSDSAIEARKLEVPLISARSAFDLHTEQGFFIDITEQMALEAGLKVDRDGFEKLIVEHKDKSRQNQKKINVLAIQGNLPATDDSAKFSLDAIEATVLGWVKANKVVTDGKLLAGEQVALLLDSTNYYGEQGGQVGDAGIVKSEEGGFFEVEDTQRLGDSVLHIGELKEGRLKVGDKVQVVPATLRRFDIMRNHTATHLLNLSLRRILGSHVDQKGSLVDSERTRFDFSHDKPLSAEEIRRIEEDVNNRIMDDVPVTARIMPLAEAKKLPGVRAVFGEKYPDPVRVVLIADDPDNPSFENSVEFCGGTHLESTAPIGLFKILSQEASSKGVRRLVAVSGRSAFAYFETLSAITNDLSSKFNCTVHELADRVDAMQKELKDLRLKVQKAAAGDVQATAENLFDAAINVGSSKIIVGEMPNVSEEALRAQLDSLRQRAGSAIVVLGWKIDEANVGILAAVTDDLVAKGLKAGELIGKVAEVCGGRGGGRPNMARAGGKHPEKLADALNRAVEWGRSKL, via the coding sequence ATGTTTTCTGCCAGTTCCATTCGTCGGCAATTCCTCGACTTCTTCGTCGATAAGTGTGGACATACGGAAGTTCCCAGTTCCCCGGTCGTTCCTTATGACGACCCGACTTTGATGTTTGCCAATGCCGGGATGAACCAGTTCAAGGATGTTTTCCTGGGAACCGGATCACGCCCCTACAAGCGGGCAGTCGATACGCAGAAGTGCATTCGCGCCGGTGGCAAACATAATGATCTGGATGACGTAGGAAAAGATACCTACCACCACACGTTCTTCGAAATGCTCGGCAACTGGTCTTTCGGCGATTACTTCAAGGAAGAAGCCATCTCCTGGGCGTGGGAACTCTTGACCAAAACCTGGAAAATGGACCCGGATCGCCTGCACGTGACCGTATTCGAGGGCGATCCTGACAACGGCGTGCCCCGCGATGAGGAGGCGGCGAGTATCTGGCAGAATAAAGTGGGGATAGCGAAAAATCGCATCCACTACGGAAACAAAAAAGATAACTTCTGGATGATGGGCGACACCGGTCCGTGCGGCCCGTGTACGGAAATTCACTTTGACCGGACGCCGAATAAGACTGGCTCCAAGCTGGTGAACGCCGGCGTACCCGAGGTGATTGAGATCTGGAACCTGGTGTTCATTCAGTTCAACTCTAGCATCACCGAAGAAGGGCTCAAGGAACTGCGCGGCTACGATGGCCTTCCCCTCAGCGAACGAATGAATTCTCCCTACGCTGATCGCGATGCCTTACTCAAGCAGTTTCGCTCTTTCGTGCCGTTGCCCGCCAAGCATGTCGACACCGGCATGGGTTTTGAACGGCTCGTGGCCGTGTTGCAGGGTAAAAACAGCAACTACGATACAGACGTTTTCACGCCTTTGTTCCAGGCGATTCAGGAAGTTACCAAAGCGCCGAGCTATACCGGGGATTTGAAGAGCTTTACCGATATCTCTTATCGCGTGATCGCCGACCATATTCGGACTCTGACATTCGCTCTGACAGACGGCGCGGTACCCAGCCCTAATGAACGCGGTTATGTTTTGCGAAGTATTCTCCGCCGGGCGTTACGGTACGGCTGGCAATATCTGGAAATTAAAAATCCATTCCTGCACAAGCTGGTGCCGGATGTCATCGAGCAATTCAGCCCGGTATTTCCTGAACTGAATCGTGACCCGGAAAAAGTTCGCGAGATCATCTTCGACGAAGAGAAAAGCTTCCTGCGGACGCTCGAACGCGGGCTGCGTCTCTTCAGCGACTCGGCTATCGAAGCCCGCAAGCTTGAAGTGCCGTTGATCAGTGCCCGCAGCGCTTTCGATCTTCATACAGAACAGGGATTTTTCATCGATATCACCGAGCAAATGGCTCTAGAGGCTGGTTTAAAGGTCGATCGAGACGGCTTCGAAAAGCTGATCGTCGAACACAAGGACAAATCCCGCCAGAACCAGAAAAAGATCAACGTTCTGGCGATTCAGGGCAATCTGCCGGCCACCGACGATTCGGCCAAGTTCTCACTCGATGCCATTGAGGCCACGGTCCTGGGTTGGGTCAAAGCCAACAAGGTGGTTACCGACGGTAAGCTCCTGGCCGGGGAACAGGTGGCTCTGCTGCTCGATTCGACGAACTATTATGGCGAGCAGGGGGGACAGGTCGGCGATGCCGGTATCGTCAAAAGCGAAGAGGGCGGCTTCTTCGAAGTCGAAGACACTCAGCGACTCGGCGATTCGGTTCTGCACATCGGAGAGTTGAAGGAAGGTCGGTTGAAGGTCGGCGACAAAGTCCAAGTCGTCCCGGCCACGCTGCGCCGCTTCGATATCATGCGGAATCACACCGCGACCCACCTGTTGAACCTAAGCCTGCGTCGTATCCTCGGTTCGCACGTAGACCAAAAGGGGTCACTCGTCGATAGCGAAAGAACGCGATTCGATTTCTCGCACGACAAACCGCTCTCGGCCGAGGAAATTCGTCGCATCGAGGAAGATGTGAACAATCGGATCATGGATGATGTGCCGGTCACGGCCAGGATTATGCCACTCGCTGAAGCCAAAAAGCTCCCCGGCGTGCGCGCGGTGTTCGGCGAGAAGTATCCCGATCCAGTTCGCGTGGTGCTGATCGCCGACGATCCCGATAATCCGAGCTTTGAAAATTCGGTCGAATTCTGCGGTGGAACACATCTGGAATCGACAGCGCCCATCGGTCTGTTCAAAATTCTGTCGCAGGAGGCCTCCTCGAAAGGGGTTCGGCGACTAGTTGCCGTCAGCGGACGTTCGGCCTTCGCCTATTTCGAGACACTCAGCGCGATAACCAACGATCTGTCCTCCAAGTTCAACTGCACGGTTCACGAACTGGCGGATCGCGTGGACGCCATGCAGAAGGAATTGAAAGATCTGAGACTGAAAGTGCAAAAGGCCGCGGCCGGGGATGTGCAGGCGACGGCGGAAAATCTCTTCGATGCCGCCATCAATGTGGGAAGCTCCAAAATTATCGTCGGCGAGATGCCCAACGTCAGCGAAGAGGCCTTGCGGGCCCAACTGGATAGCCTGCGCCAGCGGGCCGGTAGCGCGATCGTGGTGCTCGGCTGGAAAATTGATGAAGCCAATGTCGGGATTCTGGCCGCCGTCACCGATGATCTGGTCGCCAAAGGTCTGAAAGCGGGCGAATTGATCGGCAAGGTGGCGGAGGTTTGCGGCGGTCGCGGCGGCGGCCGGCCGAACATGGCCCGGGCAGGTGGAAAGCATCCGGAAAAATTGGCCGATGCCTTGAATCGGGCAGTAGAATGGGGACGTAGTAAACTCTAA
- a CDS encoding SGNH/GDSL hydrolase family protein, whose product MFPTKTRFRKFEIAPLARLLAKNGPGRVARGLIGFLLGLAVVFSIGELFLQIFPPNDIQIFLGNQASGSGIYKPDRALGADYRSWAEFEKDNSLRLAEYLPLEKLKQGNPVWAFFGNSFIQMQGMLGDTARATVTDKRIFYLGKNETINLRFAQIRLLLENGLQPERIFIELMPLDSVPLGQHPLGDYRVNDRGVITYRSPLPGGLHSTLLGESRLLLAGWMRFAKPIPNANTYGRQLNDRIPVELQEQYAQLFQELAEVTSRRNIPITLLLIPTHEQIVKGAGCAYQDAMTQLGQQFGFDICDFRNSFQDEPDKASLFIPDKHFSPRGNEILLRELLAHLRGRS is encoded by the coding sequence GTGTTCCCCACAAAGACACGCTTTCGGAAATTTGAAATCGCGCCGCTAGCCCGGCTGTTGGCGAAAAATGGCCCGGGCCGCGTCGCGCGCGGGCTGATCGGGTTCTTACTCGGTTTGGCGGTGGTCTTTTCAATAGGGGAACTCTTTCTTCAGATTTTCCCGCCGAACGATATTCAGATTTTCCTCGGCAATCAGGCCAGCGGCTCCGGAATCTATAAGCCGGATCGGGCGCTGGGAGCGGATTATCGATCCTGGGCGGAATTCGAGAAAGATAATTCGCTTCGCCTCGCGGAATATCTTCCCCTTGAGAAATTGAAGCAGGGCAATCCGGTCTGGGCCTTCTTTGGAAACTCTTTCATTCAGATGCAGGGCATGCTGGGCGATACGGCTCGCGCGACAGTCACTGACAAGCGAATCTTTTATCTCGGCAAAAACGAAACGATCAATCTCCGCTTTGCCCAAATCCGCTTACTGTTGGAGAATGGGCTCCAACCCGAACGCATTTTCATTGAATTGATGCCGCTCGACAGCGTTCCGCTCGGGCAGCATCCCCTGGGCGATTACCGGGTGAATGATCGGGGAGTGATTACCTACCGCTCGCCTTTGCCTGGGGGATTGCATTCGACATTACTGGGTGAAAGTCGGCTGCTTCTGGCTGGCTGGATGCGGTTCGCGAAACCGATTCCCAATGCGAATACCTATGGCCGGCAATTGAACGACCGAATCCCGGTGGAACTGCAGGAACAGTATGCACAACTCTTTCAGGAACTGGCCGAGGTGACCAGTCGGCGGAATATCCCGATCACGTTACTTTTGATTCCGACACACGAGCAGATCGTCAAAGGGGCGGGCTGTGCCTATCAGGATGCGATGACTCAACTGGGTCAGCAGTTTGGTTTCGATATCTGCGATTTTCGAAATTCGTTCCAGGACGAGCCGGATAAAGCTTCTCTATTTATTCCCGACAAACATTTCTCGCCGCGCGGGAACGAGATTCTGCTGAGAGAACTGCTGGCGCATCTGCGAGGGCGATCATGA
- a CDS encoding DUF2252 family protein — translation MDIIEANRSYERWMNEYVQTVRSDLVYKHRLMAHPKNPFPFFRATFFRWLQIWPKICPELAKAPTCHAIGDVHIENFGTWRDSDGRLCWGMNDFDEADLYPFTIDLVRLAASVGLAHSIKSIKRSLPKACAAIELGYRNNLERGGRPMVLEEKNRHLRRLAFHQAREPNRYWKKMSRLLELEPIRPPSELKKLLRSMAPKHLKEVQFRRRPQVGMGSLGRPRYIMLAQWDGAWIAREAKAIVPPAKYWLNEKDPPEGTLPAQKILEKSIRCPDPFLHYGRHWVNRRLAPHCGRIELTQLVGHDAEIRLLAAMGQELANVHLGSGKETAAISHYLGRLPKDWLVTAAEEMLRILIGDWRIYGEKVRKKVPPSAAE, via the coding sequence GTGGATATCATTGAAGCAAATCGCAGTTACGAACGGTGGATGAATGAATACGTCCAGACGGTTCGCTCCGATCTGGTTTATAAACACCGTTTGATGGCTCACCCCAAGAATCCTTTTCCCTTTTTTCGGGCTACCTTTTTTCGCTGGCTGCAAATCTGGCCCAAAATCTGTCCCGAGTTAGCCAAAGCGCCCACTTGCCATGCCATCGGCGACGTGCACATCGAAAACTTCGGTACCTGGCGGGATTCCGATGGACGGCTGTGCTGGGGCATGAACGATTTCGACGAGGCCGATTTGTATCCGTTCACCATCGATCTTGTGCGGCTCGCAGCCAGCGTCGGCCTGGCCCATTCGATTAAATCGATCAAAAGAAGCCTGCCCAAAGCCTGTGCCGCCATCGAACTGGGCTATCGCAACAATCTGGAGCGCGGCGGCCGGCCGATGGTGCTGGAAGAAAAAAATCGGCACCTGCGGCGACTGGCGTTCCATCAGGCCCGCGAACCGAATCGCTACTGGAAAAAAATGTCCCGACTGCTCGAGCTGGAACCGATCCGGCCGCCGTCAGAACTGAAGAAACTTTTGAGATCGATGGCTCCGAAGCATCTCAAAGAGGTGCAGTTTCGCCGTCGACCGCAAGTGGGAATGGGGAGCCTCGGTCGGCCGCGCTACATTATGTTGGCCCAGTGGGATGGGGCTTGGATTGCCCGGGAGGCTAAAGCCATCGTTCCTCCGGCGAAGTACTGGTTGAACGAGAAGGATCCTCCCGAAGGAACCTTACCGGCTCAGAAAATCCTGGAGAAATCCATTCGTTGTCCCGATCCTTTTCTGCACTACGGCCGACATTGGGTGAATCGCCGATTGGCCCCGCATTGCGGCCGCATTGAGCTGACTCAACTTGTCGGGCACGACGCGGAAATCCGGCTACTGGCGGCGATGGGTCAGGAATTAGCCAATGTTCATCTGGGCTCTGGAAAGGAAACGGCCGCCATCAGCCATTATTTGGGCCGCTTGCCCAAGGATTGGCTTGTGACGGCCGCGGAAGAGATGTTACGAATCCTCATTGGGGATTGGCGGATTTACGGAGAGAAAGTTCGCAAGAAAGTGCCGCCGAGCGCCGCCGAATAA
- a CDS encoding SDR family NAD(P)-dependent oxidoreductase: MMKPVNQLFDLSGKVALVTGGNKGLGKAMARGLAEAGADIFISSRSEGELKTSLAEILDGTGRKGEYCVADMNDRADVARLAETALAKMGRIDILINNAGVNIPQAIDAIDDESWDRVLEVNLSSIMALSRALVPQMKSRKWGRIVHISSIMGFVSKERRNAYSATKSAVIGLAKASALDLGEFGITVNCIAPGPFLTDMPMSVLSDAEKKQFASRTALNRWGDPKELVGPVLMLTSEAGSYVTGQVLVVDGGYIAR, translated from the coding sequence ATGATGAAGCCGGTCAATCAACTATTCGATCTTTCTGGAAAGGTGGCCCTGGTCACCGGCGGCAATAAAGGTCTTGGAAAAGCGATGGCTCGCGGCCTGGCTGAGGCGGGAGCCGATATTTTCATTTCGAGTCGATCCGAGGGGGAGTTGAAAACCTCCTTAGCGGAGATCCTGGACGGCACGGGCCGAAAAGGGGAGTATTGCGTGGCCGACATGAACGATCGGGCTGATGTGGCGCGACTGGCCGAGACGGCCCTGGCGAAAATGGGGCGAATCGACATTCTCATCAACAATGCGGGCGTGAATATTCCTCAGGCGATCGATGCGATTGACGACGAATCCTGGGATCGCGTTCTGGAAGTGAATCTCTCTTCCATCATGGCCCTATCCCGGGCACTAGTCCCGCAGATGAAAAGTCGCAAATGGGGCCGGATTGTTCATATTTCCTCCATCATGGGATTTGTGTCGAAAGAACGCCGAAATGCCTATTCGGCCACCAAATCGGCCGTGATTGGCTTGGCCAAGGCGAGTGCGCTCGATTTGGGCGAATTCGGAATTACGGTCAATTGCATCGCTCCCGGGCCGTTTCTCACCGACATGCCAATGAGTGTGCTTTCGGATGCCGAAAAGAAGCAATTCGCTTCACGCACGGCCCTCAACCGCTGGGGCGATCCCAAAGAATTGGTCGGCCCGGTTTTGATGCTCACCAGCGAAGCCGGGAGCTACGTCACCGGACAAGTTTTGGTTGTGGATGGCGGCTATATCGCCCGTTAA
- the mfd gene encoding transcription-repair coupling factor yields MPSDGIPLEKLTDLPEFLRHSDEWLELEAALRARKAGTIDGTWGSSAALSIAALGVTAPQSILVVLAHPGDLEFWASDLQSFTGLRPAIFPAWESWPPEKTSLDSTPGQRLRLVQSLHTAPPKFILTTIAAMMQPVPSQSQLKSRQRILKVNAAYDLDDLSRWLIDQGFRRAESVELPGEFSRRGGILDIFSFDSENPVRIEFFGDDIESIRSFAAASQRSLGDLKEAAILGPLKMDEGAGNKSQKSAGSDSRFEHLSDFLPSESWTILVEPNDLQEQSKFFLERVDEPIGLFGIHAVFANLMKFPNLTVSAMPRPSMEQTVHLRVESIERFSGNVQKVRDELDAVAHHDQVMIACQNEAELHRIREIFQEGKIAQSGKLKLVTGVIRAGFRMVQERIVVISSHELFRRDPVALGEKTPKGLPKRRIESRAIDSFLELNEGDYVVHVVHGIAIFRGMTLLDKPMSQGGKQDHKEENLILEFRDGVLMYVPVAKIDLVQKYVGGSKTLPELSKLGGSSWGKKKDKVQEAVRDMAAEMIQIQAMREGQVGFSLPMDSEWQKSFEEAFPYQETPDQLTAISEIKADLAKPRPMDRLLCGDVGYGKTEMAIRAAFKCVDNGKQVAILVPTTVLAEQHFRTFKSRFAEYPFTVDVLNRFRSAAEQKRVVKGLAEGTIDVVVGTHRLVSADVKFKDLGLVIVDEEQRFGVDHKERLKQIRSMVHVLTMTATPIPRTLHLALLGIRDISNLETPPPERLPVETRIIRFDEKLIRNAIMRELNRDGQVYFVHNRVYDIETVKQKLLQIVPEARIIIAHGQMHGHELEEAMVKFVRHEADILVATTIIESGVDIPNANTMFIDDAHLYGLADLHQLRGRVGRQKNRAYAYLLLSKELAVTGDAAKRLKAIEEFTELGAGFKIAMRDLEIRGAGNILGTEQSGHIAAVGYELYCQLLENAVRSLKNMPLRTPLEITVDLPWPAYLPRDYVPAQKLRMEVYRRLSRIRDMQKLEDFKNECRDRYGPIPEPAEWLLRVTEIRLLCHFWQINSIHVDGAALLFSYRNKKRAGQLEEKTGRRLKIIDEKTLYLKLFPEEEEPELWYELLRSLLQK; encoded by the coding sequence ATGCCCTCGGACGGGATCCCCTTAGAGAAATTGACGGATCTTCCGGAATTTCTTCGCCATTCCGATGAATGGTTGGAGTTAGAGGCTGCGCTGCGCGCCCGCAAAGCCGGAACAATCGATGGAACCTGGGGCTCTTCCGCGGCTCTCTCCATCGCGGCACTCGGCGTCACCGCTCCTCAGTCGATTCTTGTCGTACTGGCTCACCCGGGCGATCTGGAATTCTGGGCCAGCGACCTGCAAAGCTTCACCGGCCTGCGACCGGCCATTTTCCCCGCTTGGGAAAGCTGGCCACCGGAAAAAACCTCCCTCGATTCCACACCCGGCCAACGGCTACGGCTCGTTCAGAGTCTGCATACCGCTCCACCCAAATTCATCCTGACCACAATCGCTGCCATGATGCAGCCGGTGCCGAGCCAGTCGCAATTGAAATCGCGGCAACGAATTCTGAAGGTGAACGCCGCCTACGATTTGGACGATCTGAGTCGCTGGTTAATCGATCAGGGCTTTCGGCGGGCGGAATCGGTCGAACTGCCGGGCGAATTTTCCCGACGGGGCGGCATCCTCGACATTTTCAGTTTCGATTCTGAAAACCCGGTACGCATCGAATTCTTCGGCGATGACATCGAATCGATCCGCTCTTTCGCGGCCGCCAGCCAGCGCAGTCTGGGCGACCTGAAAGAGGCCGCGATCCTCGGCCCGTTAAAAATGGACGAAGGAGCTGGAAACAAGAGCCAGAAATCGGCCGGGTCGGATTCGCGGTTTGAACATCTCTCCGATTTTCTTCCTTCGGAGAGTTGGACGATTCTGGTCGAACCAAACGACCTCCAGGAGCAGAGTAAATTCTTTCTGGAACGGGTGGATGAACCGATCGGCCTGTTTGGCATCCACGCGGTTTTTGCCAACCTGATGAAGTTTCCCAACCTGACGGTCAGTGCCATGCCCCGGCCGTCGATGGAGCAGACGGTTCATTTGCGCGTCGAGTCGATCGAACGCTTCAGCGGAAACGTCCAGAAAGTGCGCGATGAACTGGATGCGGTGGCCCATCACGATCAGGTGATGATCGCCTGCCAGAATGAGGCCGAACTGCATCGCATCCGGGAAATATTTCAGGAGGGCAAAATTGCCCAATCGGGCAAACTGAAACTGGTGACGGGGGTGATTCGCGCCGGTTTCCGCATGGTTCAGGAGAGAATCGTCGTCATCTCCAGCCACGAGTTGTTCCGCCGCGATCCGGTGGCTCTGGGAGAGAAGACGCCCAAGGGTTTACCCAAACGCCGGATCGAATCGCGGGCCATCGATTCCTTCCTGGAACTGAACGAAGGCGACTACGTCGTCCATGTGGTGCATGGCATTGCAATCTTTCGCGGCATGACGCTGCTCGATAAGCCGATGTCGCAGGGAGGCAAACAGGATCATAAAGAAGAGAATCTGATCCTCGAATTTCGCGACGGCGTGCTCATGTACGTGCCGGTCGCCAAGATCGATCTGGTTCAAAAATACGTCGGAGGCTCCAAAACTCTGCCGGAATTGTCGAAACTCGGCGGCAGTTCCTGGGGCAAGAAAAAGGATAAGGTTCAGGAAGCCGTTCGCGATATGGCGGCCGAGATGATTCAGATTCAGGCCATGCGCGAAGGGCAGGTCGGCTTTTCGCTACCGATGGATTCGGAATGGCAGAAATCCTTCGAGGAAGCTTTCCCTTACCAGGAAACACCCGATCAATTGACCGCCATTTCGGAAATCAAAGCCGATCTGGCTAAACCCCGTCCGATGGATCGCCTCTTGTGCGGCGATGTCGGCTACGGCAAAACCGAGATGGCAATACGGGCCGCCTTCAAGTGCGTCGATAACGGCAAACAGGTGGCGATTCTGGTACCTACCACCGTTCTTGCCGAGCAGCACTTTCGAACGTTCAAGAGCCGGTTCGCCGAATATCCTTTCACTGTGGATGTTCTCAATCGCTTCCGGAGTGCCGCCGAGCAGAAACGAGTGGTCAAAGGTCTGGCCGAAGGCACCATCGATGTGGTAGTCGGAACGCACCGGCTGGTTTCGGCGGATGTCAAGTTCAAAGATCTGGGACTGGTCATCGTCGATGAGGAGCAGCGCTTTGGCGTCGATCACAAGGAGCGCTTGAAACAGATTCGCTCGATGGTCCACGTGCTGACAATGACGGCCACTCCCATCCCCCGTACGCTGCATCTGGCGCTGTTAGGTATTCGCGACATTTCCAATCTGGAAACCCCGCCACCAGAACGCTTGCCGGTCGAAACCCGAATTATCCGCTTCGATGAAAAGTTGATTCGCAACGCGATCATGCGCGAATTAAATCGGGATGGTCAGGTTTACTTCGTTCACAATCGCGTCTACGACATTGAGACCGTCAAACAGAAACTCTTGCAGATCGTTCCGGAAGCTCGCATCATCATTGCCCACGGCCAGATGCACGGCCACGAACTGGAAGAGGCGATGGTGAAATTCGTTCGGCACGAAGCCGATATCCTGGTCGCGACGACGATCATCGAATCGGGGGTGGATATTCCCAATGCAAATACCATGTTCATCGACGATGCCCATCTGTACGGCCTCGCGGATTTGCACCAGCTGCGAGGCCGCGTGGGTCGGCAGAAAAATCGAGCCTATGCTTATCTGCTATTAAGCAAAGAGTTGGCCGTGACGGGCGATGCCGCCAAGCGATTGAAGGCGATTGAAGAATTCACGGAGCTGGGGGCCGGTTTCAAAATTGCCATGCGGGATCTGGAAATTCGCGGTGCGGGCAACATTCTGGGCACCGAGCAGTCGGGGCACATCGCCGCAGTGGGTTACGAGTTGTATTGCCAGTTGCTCGAAAATGCCGTGCGCAGTCTGAAGAATATGCCTTTGCGTACCCCCTTGGAGATCACGGTCGATCTCCCTTGGCCTGCCTATCTTCCAAGAGATTATGTCCCGGCCCAGAAGCTGCGCATGGAAGTCTATCGCCGATTGTCGCGCATTCGGGATATGCAGAAGCTCGAAGATTTCAAAAACGAGTGCCGGGATCGCTATGGTCCGATTCCCGAACCGGCGGAATGGCTATTGCGCGTTACGGAAATCCGGTTGTTGTGTCATTTCTGGCAGATCAACTCGATTCACGTCGATGGGGCAGCGCTCCTATTCAGCTATCGTAACAAGAAAAGAGCCGGGCAATTGGAAGAAAAGACCGGCCGCAGACTAAAGATCATCGACGAAAAGACGCTTTACCTCAAGCTTTTCCCGGAAGAAGAAGAGCCCGAACTTTGGTATGAATTGTTGAGATCGCTTCTGCAAAAATAG